In Zingiber officinale cultivar Zhangliang chromosome 3B, Zo_v1.1, whole genome shotgun sequence, a single window of DNA contains:
- the LOC122054885 gene encoding uncharacterized protein LOC122054885, whose translation MSLRNYKSDIFPSPLALVFSRPNFSNKGGCGDFSADLRTVSSLATFIRRSQSLPVNLAQAYLRLPLAAVPAAHDRGPLLLAARCRGPPRLAAPSSSSSTPWVHCRLAEAEGLILMKRFACCRRRTKDFSLDFEDQDRLVEEGIGLRRISIRLSSTFFHVFV comes from the exons ATGAGTTTAAGAAATTATAAA TCCGATATATTCCCTTCACCTCTTGCCCTAGTTTTTTCACGCCCTAATTTTTCCAACAAAGGCGGCTGTGGCGATTTTTCTGCCGATCTCCGGACGGTAAGCTCTCTTGCCACTTTTATCCGACGATCCCAGTCCCTTCCTGTAAACCTAGCCCAGGCGTACCTCAGGTTGCCGCTCGCGGCCGTGCCTGCCGCTCACGACCGCGGGCCGCTGCTCTTGGCCGCTCGCTGCCGCGGGCCGCCGCGCCTGGCCGctccctcctcttcttcttccactcCATGGGTGCATTGCCGATTGGCAGAAGCAGAG GGATTGATTCTCATGAAGAGATTTGCTTGCTGTCGCCGCCGGACAAAAGATTTCAGCCTTGATTTCGAGGATCAAGACC GGTTG GTAGAAGAAGGAATTGGATTGAGAAGGATCTCCATAAGATTATCTTCtactttttttcatgtttttgtaTGA